The following are from one region of the Sulfurimonas crateris genome:
- a CDS encoding RDD family protein encodes MRFRKLKKNINTTDKKEQQKLTYAPYSYRVKAFITDLFMIYVPILYIITYIVLGGKDDFQSSQFGPLIGVTLYGLIYAVLLSKFGHTPGKKAYEMRVVDDRSGKNISFFRAAARFIAFLFTATTLLGLFLPFYRRDKKALHDIICKTIVVVEKK; translated from the coding sequence ATGAGATTTAGAAAACTTAAAAAAAATATAAACACAACAGATAAAAAAGAGCAGCAGAAGCTGACTTACGCTCCATACAGCTACAGAGTAAAAGCTTTTATAACAGATCTCTTTATGATATATGTTCCCATACTCTATATAATCACATATATAGTACTCGGCGGCAAAGATGATTTTCAATCATCACAGTTTGGACCATTAATAGGAGTTACTCTTTATGGTCTTATATATGCAGTTTTGCTAAGCAAGTTTGGGCATACACCAGGAAAAAAAGCTTATGAGATGAGAGTAGTAGATGATAGAAGCGGTAAAAATATATCATTCTTTAGAGCAGCTGCAAGATTTATCGCTTTTCTTTTTACGGCTACAACACTATTAGGACTTTTTTTACCATTTTACAGAAGAGACAAAAAAGCACTTCATGATATTATTTGTAAAACAATCGTAGTAGTTGAAAAGAAGTAA
- a CDS encoding alginate export family protein, translating into MRKMVKMSMAAVMMMGIGSVSAQAEGLDILSNIKAKGEIRARYEMVDQDGKDNANAFTNRLTIGVSADLLGTDWLSAYAEMTDVRALNENYNSTTNGQINHATVVDPEQTRLTQAYVDIKLGKPTLRIGRQMINLDNQRFVGAVGWRQMFQTFDAYTLTCNSIENLNVFASYVTQVNTIKAESTAAENGTANPTADSYDTRTVLLNASYKVMPELKATAYAYLIGEGTAGGSHDTYGLALTGNVAVSDGVKLNYRAEYATQTDPSLENSGYSGTGEKADASYYNLELGANVSGFLVGARYEVLSGQGNAAAGGDTTFQTPLATLHGQNGWADIFLNNGGNQGLEDMSIMVGYTSKDFGTAKVIYHDFNAEAAVAGQVEEFGQEIDAIYTRAIPGVNNLTGMVKFASYMADSKNTAGTGNTDTDKIWLMLDYKFASK; encoded by the coding sequence ATGAGAAAAATGGTAAAAATGTCAATGGCTGCGGTCATGATGATGGGGATAGGTTCAGTTTCTGCGCAAGCTGAAGGGCTAGACATCTTAAGCAACATCAAAGCTAAAGGTGAAATCAGAGCTCGTTATGAGATGGTGGATCAAGATGGGAAGGATAATGCCAATGCATTCACAAATCGCTTGACGATTGGAGTGAGTGCAGACTTGCTCGGTACTGATTGGCTAAGTGCGTATGCAGAAATGACTGATGTACGTGCATTAAATGAAAACTATAATAGTACGACAAATGGGCAGATTAACCATGCTACAGTTGTAGATCCTGAGCAGACTCGTCTTACACAGGCGTATGTAGATATTAAGCTTGGTAAACCGACTCTTAGAATAGGTCGTCAGATGATCAATCTTGATAACCAGAGATTTGTAGGAGCGGTAGGCTGGAGACAGATGTTCCAGACATTTGATGCTTATACATTAACTTGTAACAGTATTGAAAACCTGAATGTATTTGCGTCTTACGTAACACAAGTAAATACAATAAAAGCTGAGTCTACTGCTGCTGAAAATGGAACTGCTAATCCTACTGCAGATAGCTATGATACTAGAACGGTTCTTTTAAATGCTTCATATAAGGTTATGCCAGAACTAAAGGCTACCGCGTATGCATATTTAATTGGAGAGGGTACTGCTGGTGGAAGTCATGATACTTACGGTTTGGCACTTACTGGTAATGTCGCTGTTTCTGACGGTGTTAAACTAAACTATCGTGCAGAGTACGCAACACAGACAGATCCATCTTTAGAAAATTCAGGTTATAGCGGTACAGGAGAAAAAGCTGATGCTAGTTACTATAACTTAGAACTTGGTGCAAATGTGAGCGGCTTCTTAGTGGGTGCTAGATATGAAGTATTAAGTGGCCAAGGAAATGCTGCGGCTGGCGGTGATACAACATTTCAAACTCCTTTAGCTACACTACATGGACAAAATGGTTGGGCAGATATATTTTTGAATAATGGTGGTAACCAAGGTTTGGAAGACATGAGCATTATGGTTGGATATACATCAAAAGATTTTGGTACTGCTAAAGTGATTTACCATGACTTTAATGCAGAAGCTGCTGTAGCAGGGCAAGTTGAAGAGTTTGGCCAAGAAATTGATGCTATTTATACAAGAGCAATTCCCGGCGTAAATAATTTAACTGGTATGGTTAAATTTGCTTCATATATGGCAGATTCAAAAAATACTGCTGGTACAGGTAATACTGACACAGATAAAATCTGGTTAATGTTAGATTACAAATTTGCTAGCAAATAG
- the moaA gene encoding GTP 3',8-cyclase MoaA produces the protein MLIDSYHRVVDYLRISVTERCNFRCQYCMPEKPFSWVPKENLLTFEELFLFVKVAIDEGIKKIRITGGEPLLREDLDVFIKMIYDYAPDIDLAMTTNAYLLKSTAQKLKDAGLKRLNVSIDTLKPEVAQKIAGKDVLANVLEGVEEARAVGLKVKVNMVPMKNMNADEIVDVLEYCKERGMSIRFIEYMENRFASKEISGLKSDELLAILREYYEFEDEGFDGASPSHYYRMSDGYRFGIIEPYEDDFCKQCNRIRLTAEGQLIPCLYFDEALSIGKAIKAGDVAGAAEVLREVVKNKPEKNRWGGEDGEISSRAFYETGG, from the coding sequence ATGCTAATAGACAGCTACCATAGAGTAGTGGATTATCTTCGTATCTCTGTGACAGAGCGCTGCAACTTTAGATGTCAATACTGTATGCCTGAAAAACCGTTCTCATGGGTGCCAAAAGAGAATCTGCTTACATTTGAAGAGCTATTTTTGTTCGTAAAGGTAGCAATAGATGAGGGTATAAAAAAGATCCGCATAACAGGCGGAGAGCCTCTTTTACGTGAAGATCTTGATGTCTTTATAAAGATGATCTACGACTATGCGCCTGATATTGACCTTGCCATGACGACAAATGCGTATCTGCTAAAATCGACCGCTCAAAAGTTAAAAGATGCAGGGCTAAAGCGTTTAAATGTAAGCATAGACACTCTAAAACCCGAAGTCGCCCAAAAGATAGCGGGCAAGGATGTTTTAGCAAATGTTTTAGAGGGTGTCGAGGAAGCAAGAGCGGTAGGGCTTAAAGTAAAAGTAAATATGGTCCCTATGAAAAATATGAACGCAGATGAGATAGTAGATGTCCTAGAGTACTGCAAAGAGCGCGGAATGTCCATAAGGTTTATAGAATACATGGAGAACCGCTTTGCATCCAAGGAGATAAGCGGTCTGAAATCGGATGAGCTTCTTGCAATATTAAGAGAGTATTATGAGTTTGAAGATGAGGGGTTTGACGGTGCATCTCCATCTCACTACTACCGTATGAGCGACGGATACAGATTTGGAATAATCGAACCGTATGAGGATGATTTCTGCAAGCAGTGTAACCGCATAAGATTGACGGCAGAGGGACAGCTTATTCCGTGTCTTTACTTCGATGAGGCACTAAGCATAGGTAAAGCCATAAAAGCAGGAGATGTAGCCGGAGCTGCCGAAGTACTAAGAGAAGTTGTTAAAAACAAGCCTGAAAAGAATCGCTGGGGCGGAGAGGATGGTGAAATTTCATCACGCGCTTTTTATGAAACGGGTGGTTGA
- a CDS encoding 7-carboxy-7-deazaguanine synthase QueE: MIYLVEHFYSIQGEGRYVGTPSLFFRFGGCNMKCEGFGCIESTPNGTKVLGCDTVYAVNREHFLQNWIPIENPKELLNVLNLYDLPKKVDIVLTGGEPLIYANETIFIEFIEALIEDGHRVTFETNGSLGIDFERYPIYKKAVFALSVKLSNSNEAFSKRVRGDIINSIATNAKEAFFKFSIDANSIDLGLEEEISEIAAHAPNCDIYCMPLGGTKEEVEANTEPLIEFCKSKGYNFSDRLHIRIWDQNRGV, translated from the coding sequence ATGATATATTTAGTAGAACATTTCTATAGTATTCAGGGTGAGGGGCGTTACGTTGGTACTCCATCACTCTTTTTTCGTTTTGGCGGATGTAATATGAAGTGCGAGGGGTTTGGGTGCATTGAGAGCACGCCAAACGGCACTAAAGTTCTGGGATGTGACACAGTATATGCAGTTAACAGAGAACATTTTTTACAAAACTGGATACCTATTGAAAACCCAAAAGAGCTTTTAAATGTGTTGAATCTATATGATCTGCCAAAAAAAGTTGACATTGTACTCACAGGCGGAGAGCCGCTTATTTACGCAAACGAAACCATATTTATAGAGTTTATAGAGGCTTTGATTGAGGATGGTCATAGAGTCACATTTGAGACCAACGGCTCTTTAGGTATTGATTTTGAGCGCTATCCAATCTACAAAAAAGCAGTTTTTGCGCTATCAGTAAAGCTCTCAAACTCGAATGAAGCATTTAGCAAAAGAGTCAGAGGCGATATTATAAACTCAATTGCCACAAACGCAAAAGAGGCTTTTTTTAAATTCTCTATAGATGCCAACTCCATAGATCTTGGGCTTGAGGAGGAGATATCAGAGATAGCTGCGCATGCTCCAAATTGCGATATCTACTGTATGCCTCTTGGCGGAACAAAAGAGGAAGTAGAGGCGAACACAGAGCCGCTTATAGAGTTTTGCAAATCAAAAGGGTACAATTTCAGTGACAGACTTCATATACGGATATGGGATCAAAACAGAGGTGTTTAA
- a CDS encoding 6-pyruvoyl trahydropterin synthase family protein — protein sequence MIIRKLFKFENAHIVRGCSSVKCRSSLHGHSYQVELLFESNFLDNGQMVYDFGLMKQNMKDIIDCFDHSIAIWSGDEEKYIADMQLHSDRWVLLPVSPSAEQFSRVIFVFIDKLLSLTTTINGEREVKLHSVIVHETATGYAQAFREDAYSQNMGEIDLNEIEFSHEIQKSWQDARLFDKIKNSESFLNPKSV from the coding sequence ATGATTATAAGAAAACTTTTTAAATTTGAAAACGCTCATATTGTTCGCGGCTGTTCAAGCGTAAAGTGCAGAAGCTCTCTGCATGGGCACTCTTACCAGGTCGAACTTCTATTTGAGTCAAATTTTCTTGATAACGGTCAGATGGTGTATGACTTTGGGCTTATGAAGCAGAATATGAAAGATATCATTGACTGTTTTGACCACTCTATTGCCATCTGGAGCGGTGATGAGGAGAAATATATAGCCGATATGCAACTGCATTCAGATAGATGGGTCCTTTTGCCGGTTTCTCCATCTGCAGAGCAGTTTAGCCGTGTTATATTTGTGTTTATTGACAAGCTTTTATCTCTCACAACGACTATCAACGGAGAGAGGGAAGTAAAACTTCACAGCGTGATCGTCCATGAGACCGCAACAGGCTATGCACAGGCATTTAGAGAGGATGCATACTCCCAAAATATGGGAGAGATAGATTTAAACGAGATAGAGTTCAGCCATGAGATCCAAAAGAGCTGGCAGGATGCAAGACTCTTTGATAAGATAAAGAATAGTGAGAGCTTTTTAAATCCTAAGAGCGTTTAG
- the glp gene encoding gephyrin-like molybdotransferase Glp: MAITIEEALEFIYKNANPRSLKIVPLEEALGYVLAGDIAASHNLPPYDNSAMDGYAVKVEDALRDVKVEHTIFAGDDSKEELSGGFAIKIMTGAKIPHGCEAIVPIEDVTITNSGVKLPKDIKPSRHIRLCGEDIKCGTTILNRGERLHAHHITLLASQGISHVKVYKKPRVAIFASGNELKMHFESVEAHQLYNTNSPTFLARALELGCEVDFIGTACDSLEDIHEHIKSALESDLVITSGGVSVGDADFTKEAFGKFGYEIFFDKVEIKPGKPTTFGRIKDTLVLNLPGNPLAAALNFELFAQSIILALSGDAAKYIAPIETTAAAECIIRGGRRTLIPGYFDGAEFTPYDKFSPGMITPLSLSNAYIIADEKCEVIKKESRVKVISTRFSFNSKEQKSLSCS; this comes from the coding sequence ATGGCTATTACGATAGAAGAGGCACTAGAATTTATTTATAAAAATGCTAATCCAAGGTCGCTAAAGATAGTGCCGCTTGAGGAGGCTTTGGGTTATGTTTTAGCTGGGGATATCGCCGCTTCTCACAACCTCCCACCCTATGACAACTCAGCAATGGACGGATATGCAGTTAAAGTCGAAGATGCTCTAAGAGATGTCAAAGTTGAGCACACGATCTTTGCGGGTGATGACTCAAAAGAGGAACTAAGTGGCGGGTTTGCCATTAAGATAATGACAGGGGCAAAAATACCTCATGGATGTGAAGCGATAGTGCCCATTGAAGATGTGACTATTACAAATAGCGGAGTAAAACTTCCAAAGGATATAAAACCTTCCAGACACATTCGTCTTTGCGGAGAAGATATTAAATGCGGAACAACTATTTTAAATAGAGGAGAGAGGCTCCATGCGCATCACATCACGCTTCTTGCATCGCAGGGGATCAGCCACGTTAAAGTTTACAAAAAACCCAGAGTTGCTATTTTTGCCTCCGGAAATGAGCTCAAGATGCACTTTGAGAGTGTTGAGGCTCACCAGCTCTATAACACAAACTCTCCAACATTTCTTGCAAGAGCGCTTGAACTCGGATGTGAAGTCGATTTTATAGGTACTGCGTGCGATTCGCTTGAAGATATACACGAACATATTAAAAGCGCGCTTGAGAGTGACCTAGTAATAACATCAGGCGGAGTGAGTGTCGGCGATGCTGACTTTACAAAAGAGGCGTTTGGCAAGTTTGGTTACGAGATATTTTTTGACAAAGTAGAGATCAAACCCGGAAAACCGACAACATTTGGTCGCATAAAAGATACTTTGGTTCTTAATCTTCCCGGAAATCCGCTTGCCGCAGCTCTAAACTTTGAACTCTTTGCCCAAAGCATAATCTTGGCTCTTAGCGGTGACGCGGCGAAATACATTGCACCCATAGAGACAACGGCGGCTGCTGAGTGCATCATAAGAGGGGGTAGAAGAACGCTTATCCCAGGATATTTTGACGGTGCAGAGTTTACTCCCTACGATAAGTTCTCACCAGGGATGATAACGCCTCTCTCACTCTCTAATGCGTACATTATAGCAGATGAGAAGTGTGAGGTTATTAAAAAAGAGAGCAGAGTAAAAGTGATCTCCACGAGATTTAGCTTCAACTCAAAAGAGCAAAAAAGCCTCTCTTGCAGCTAA
- a CDS encoding 16S rRNA (uracil(1498)-N(3))-methyltransferase, producing MDLIYILDDEAGEPELHIRGDLHKYLIKVRRHKEGDEISFRSREKIKILHRYKVESVEPRSAELRLLSSEEIEVKSKKPLHIGWCIIDTNSIEKVLPSLCEIGIERISFISCERSQRNIKLDFKRFQRIMEASMQQCGRSSYIEFDTYKNIDEFVEKFPATNVFDFCDETLSDYSDIKTVLIGCEGGFSAKEKELLSSLKRFRLDTPMVLRSESAVLAIASKIVL from the coding sequence GTGGATTTGATATACATACTTGATGATGAGGCAGGAGAGCCTGAGCTTCATATAAGAGGAGATCTGCACAAGTATCTCATCAAAGTACGCCGTCACAAAGAGGGAGATGAGATAAGTTTCAGATCCCGAGAAAAGATAAAAATCCTGCACAGATACAAGGTCGAGTCAGTCGAGCCGAGAAGTGCTGAACTTAGGCTTCTCTCTTCAGAGGAGATCGAGGTAAAAAGCAAAAAACCGCTTCATATAGGGTGGTGCATTATAGATACGAACTCCATAGAGAAGGTTCTGCCCTCGCTTTGTGAAATAGGTATTGAGAGAATCTCTTTTATCTCATGTGAGAGAAGCCAGAGAAATATCAAGCTCGATTTCAAAAGGTTTCAAAGAATTATGGAAGCTTCCATGCAGCAGTGCGGAAGAAGCAGCTATATTGAGTTTGACACATATAAAAATATAGATGAGTTTGTGGAAAAATTTCCGGCTACCAACGTCTTTGATTTTTGTGATGAGACCCTTAGCGACTACAGCGATATAAAAACGGTTTTAATAGGGTGTGAAGGTGGCTTTTCTGCAAAAGAGAAAGAGCTTCTCTCATCTCTAAAAAGATTCAGACTAGACACTCCGATGGTTCTGCGCTCCGAGAGTGCCGTTCTTGCAATTGCAAGCAAAATAGTACTTTAA
- the rpmE gene encoding 50S ribosomal protein L31, translating into MKKDIHPKLVKCSVSCACGNSFETESTKEELRVDICNECHPFFTGSERMVDTAGRIEKFNQRYAKK; encoded by the coding sequence ATGAAAAAAGATATTCACCCGAAATTAGTAAAATGTTCTGTAAGCTGCGCTTGTGGAAACAGTTTTGAGACAGAGAGCACAAAAGAGGAGCTAAGAGTAGATATTTGTAACGAGTGTCACCCGTTCTTTACAGGTTCTGAGAGAATGGTTGATACTGCGGGAAGAATTGAGAAATTCAACCAGCGTTACGCAAAAAAATAA
- the rsmI gene encoding 16S rRNA (cytidine(1402)-2'-O)-methyltransferase → MLTLVPTPIGNIGDISLRAIEALSGADTLLCEDTRITKKLIHILKERYQTAFKPEQNFISLHSHNEKEFISNLEPSFFEQNVVYVSDAGMPGISDPGQELVRFCQKNALTYDVLPGANALLTAFVASGFVETKMLFWGFLPHKGKDREASLLGALGSGFTTILYESPHRLKKLLDEISCEEPTREIFLAKELTKKYQSYYFGVADEIKHSIDANIRGEWVVVIRASEGQNSSAISQNDILELDLPKKVQAKLISKITGENTKACYERLLKL, encoded by the coding sequence TTGCTTACACTTGTCCCGACTCCAATTGGGAATATAGGCGATATATCGCTTAGAGCCATCGAAGCTCTAAGCGGAGCCGATACACTTCTATGCGAAGATACCCGCATAACAAAGAAACTTATCCACATACTCAAAGAGCGCTACCAGACTGCTTTTAAACCCGAACAAAATTTTATCTCCCTTCATTCACACAATGAAAAAGAGTTCATCTCAAATCTTGAACCATCATTTTTCGAACAAAACGTTGTCTATGTAAGCGATGCAGGAATGCCCGGAATCAGCGATCCCGGGCAAGAGCTTGTAAGATTTTGTCAAAAAAACGCTCTTACTTATGATGTTCTGCCTGGGGCAAACGCACTCTTAACAGCTTTTGTAGCGAGCGGCTTTGTTGAAACAAAGATGCTTTTTTGGGGATTTCTGCCGCACAAGGGCAAAGATAGAGAGGCATCTCTACTGGGAGCTCTTGGCAGCGGATTTACCACAATTTTGTATGAATCTCCGCACAGACTTAAAAAACTTCTTGATGAGATCTCTTGTGAGGAGCCGACAAGAGAGATATTTTTGGCAAAAGAGCTTACGAAAAAGTATCAAAGCTACTATTTTGGAGTAGCAGATGAGATAAAGCACTCAATCGACGCAAATATAAGAGGCGAGTGGGTTGTAGTTATTAGGGCTTCTGAGGGGCAAAACAGCAGCGCAATAAGTCAAAATGATATTTTAGAGCTTGATCTGCCAAAAAAAGTTCAAGCAAAACTTATATCTAAAATAACGGGCGAAAATACAAAAGCTTGTTATGAGAGACTTTTAAAACTGTAA
- the rlmB gene encoding 23S rRNA (guanosine(2251)-2'-O)-methyltransferase RlmB codes for MLIYAKQPINYIIENHPLKIKTLYLAKEIDKKEYSRLMKMGFEIKRIPSDAAGKMCKNASHQGILAEVEDYALHSYKSFLNYEFVLVLSGLTDVGNIGAIIRTAYALGVEAVIACGVKSLPLEAVARTSTGALFDMPFAIETNIHDVINDLKMSGFTSYGADMGGTDIKDVKVKGKRALFLGSEGEGLTARVSSKLDEIVSIKMAHKFDSLNVGAAGAILMDRMR; via the coding sequence ATGTTAATTTATGCTAAACAACCAATCAATTATATTATCGAGAATCATCCGCTCAAGATAAAAACGCTTTACCTTGCAAAAGAGATAGATAAAAAAGAGTATTCGCGTCTTATGAAGATGGGCTTTGAGATAAAGAGGATCCCATCCGATGCGGCTGGAAAAATGTGCAAAAATGCATCCCATCAGGGGATCCTTGCAGAAGTTGAGGATTATGCTCTTCACAGCTACAAATCATTTTTAAACTATGAGTTCGTTCTTGTTCTATCGGGTCTGACGGATGTCGGCAATATCGGTGCGATCATTAGAACAGCTTACGCTCTTGGGGTAGAGGCAGTTATTGCATGCGGTGTGAAATCACTTCCTCTTGAAGCAGTTGCAAGAACAAGTACTGGGGCGCTCTTTGATATGCCTTTTGCCATAGAGACCAATATTCACGATGTTATAAACGATCTTAAGATGTCCGGGTTTACCTCGTACGGTGCAGATATGGGCGGCACGGATATAAAAGACGTAAAAGTAAAAGGCAAACGCGCACTCTTTTTAGGAAGCGAAGGAGAGGGACTAACAGCTAGAGTCAGCTCGAAGCTCGATGAGATCGTAAGCATAAAGATGGCACATAAGTTCGACTCACTAAATGTCGGTGCGGCAGGAGCAATTTTAATGGATAGGATGAGATAA
- a CDS encoding helix-turn-helix domain-containing protein translates to MSEDFDRLKKIGVQKIHEKTHIARTHIEAIFNENFEGMGSVQLVGFISILEREYGLDLSDLKSRAREHFKSQKTLEESAKKVKIFAASKKKRESTLTYLLIGLALLFTLLYFASRAPQSETIDIKEELTPALSVISDGNNDSALDTNSSQDGLMESTGVEEEIVIEPEVKPLSFKIMPKTKVWLGYIDLSDYKKRQTTFANELELNATKNWLLSFGHGHINIEINGEVTEFKDPKTVRFSYIDSELKEIGFDEFKRLNRGNGW, encoded by the coding sequence ATGAGTGAAGATTTTGATAGATTAAAAAAAATCGGTGTACAAAAAATCCATGAAAAAACACATATAGCAAGAACACATATTGAAGCTATATTCAATGAGAATTTCGAAGGAATGGGCAGTGTTCAGCTTGTTGGTTTTATCTCAATACTTGAGAGAGAGTACGGTCTTGATCTAAGTGATCTAAAGAGCAGGGCAAGAGAACATTTTAAGAGTCAAAAAACTCTCGAAGAGAGTGCCAAGAAGGTCAAGATTTTTGCAGCATCAAAGAAAAAAAGAGAATCTACGCTCACCTATCTGCTTATAGGGCTAGCACTACTCTTTACGCTGCTATATTTCGCTTCAAGAGCACCTCAAAGCGAGACCATTGATATAAAAGAGGAGCTGACTCCAGCTCTGAGTGTGATTTCGGATGGCAATAACGACTCTGCGTTAGATACCAACTCATCCCAAGATGGTTTGATGGAGTCAACGGGAGTAGAAGAGGAGATAGTGATAGAGCCTGAGGTAAAGCCGCTATCTTTTAAGATAATGCCAAAAACAAAAGTTTGGCTGGGCTACATTGATCTATCAGACTATAAAAAGAGACAGACTACATTTGCTAATGAGCTTGAACTTAATGCAACAAAGAACTGGCTTCTCTCATTTGGGCACGGACATATCAATATAGAGATAAACGGTGAGGTAACCGAGTTTAAAGACCCAAAGACTGTAAGATTTTCATATATTGATTCGGAGTTAAAAGAGATAGGGTTTGATGAGTTTAAAAGATTAAACAGAGGCAACGGATGGTAA
- a CDS encoding LL-diaminopimelate aminotransferase, producing the protein MFDEIQFDRMKRLPKYVFAEVNELKMAERRAGADVIDFSMGNPDGDTPEHIRQKLIESAQKTKTHGYSTSKGIPKLLGAIADWYKRRYDCDLDPMTECVATMGSKEGYAHLAYAITNLGDVTIVPDPTYPIHEYAFILAGGSVIKFGIEFDEDYKVDEEKFFEDLAKVFKESSPRPKYVLVNFPHNPTTATVTQEFYVRLVALAKELRFYVISDIAYGDITFGDYVTPSIMSVPGAKDVAVESFTLSKSYNMAGWRVGFFVGNKKLIGALQKIKSWLDYGMFTPIQVAATIALNGDQQCVRDITAKYEHRQDILLEAFERAGWHIKKNQASMFVWAKLPECVAHLGSLEFSKRLLVEAGVAVAPGIGFGEFGEGYVRIALIENDNRIRQAARNIKEFLRQFEEKK; encoded by the coding sequence ATGTTTGACGAAATACAATTTGATAGAATGAAAAGATTACCGAAGTACGTTTTTGCCGAGGTAAATGAGCTTAAAATGGCTGAGCGCAGAGCCGGCGCCGATGTAATAGATTTCTCTATGGGAAATCCTGACGGGGATACTCCTGAACATATTAGACAAAAGCTTATTGAGTCTGCGCAAAAAACAAAGACACACGGTTATTCAACGTCAAAGGGTATTCCTAAGCTTTTAGGTGCGATCGCTGATTGGTACAAAAGAAGATACGACTGTGATCTAGACCCTATGACAGAATGTGTTGCAACAATGGGTTCAAAAGAGGGCTATGCCCATCTTGCATACGCTATAACAAATCTAGGCGATGTGACGATCGTACCAGATCCTACATATCCTATACATGAGTACGCATTTATACTTGCCGGCGGAAGCGTCATTAAATTCGGGATAGAGTTCGATGAAGACTACAAGGTAGATGAAGAGAAGTTTTTTGAAGATCTTGCAAAGGTCTTTAAAGAGAGCTCTCCTAGACCAAAGTATGTTTTGGTTAATTTTCCTCATAACCCTACGACCGCAACGGTTACGCAAGAGTTTTATGTAAGGCTGGTAGCTCTTGCGAAAGAGCTTAGATTTTACGTAATCAGCGATATTGCATACGGAGATATAACATTCGGTGATTATGTAACTCCTTCTATTATGAGCGTCCCAGGAGCAAAAGATGTGGCGGTTGAGAGTTTTACGCTATCAAAGAGCTACAATATGGCAGGATGGCGTGTAGGGTTCTTTGTAGGAAACAAAAAGCTTATCGGCGCGCTTCAAAAGATAAAATCTTGGCTTGATTACGGTATGTTCACTCCTATTCAGGTCGCGGCTACAATAGCGCTCAACGGCGATCAGCAGTGTGTCAGAGACATCACGGCAAAATATGAGCATCGTCAAGATATTCTTTTAGAGGCGTTTGAGAGAGCAGGCTGGCATATCAAAAAAAATCAGGCAAGTATGTTCGTCTGGGCAAAGCTTCCTGAGTGTGTGGCACATCTGGGAAGTTTAGAGTTCTCAAAAAGACTGCTTGTAGAAGCTGGTGTCGCAGTTGCTCCCGGTATCGGTTTTGGAGAGTTTGGAGAGGGTTATGTTCGTATAGCTCTTATAGAAAACGACAACAGAATACGTCAGGCAGCACGTAATATAAAAGAGTTTTTAAGACAATTTGAAGAGAAAAAATAA